From the genome of Gemmatimonadales bacterium:
AGCTCCGCGACAAGCTGAATCGGCTGAACGAGCGATACGGTGACCGCATAGACTTCCGCTGCGTCGGACCGCTTCCACCCTACAGCTTCAGCACGGTGGAGGTCGGGTGGTTCTCGTTCCCCGCGGTGGATAGCGCGAGAAAGCTGCTTGGCTTGGGGGAGCAGGCGACTCCGGCCGAGGTGAAGGAGGCCTACCACCGCGCCGCATGGAGGAGCCACCCCGAC
Proteins encoded in this window:
- a CDS encoding DnaJ domain-containing protein, with amino-acid sequence LRDKLNRLNERYGDRIDFRCVGPLPPYSFSTVEVGWFSFPAVDSARKLLGLGEQATPAEVKEAYHRAAWRSHPDALGPKAGGEAPFDEVAAANRILTEYGEAGGSSFRELDVGRIVAVRLLQRAAEAKRA